ttttatcttattttacttacaaacatatttagaatatttttattatattaataaaataataaaataatatatttttaaataaatatgcgagagattctttcttttttactgtTGTGTTATCCAATACACGGCATCTAAGCCATGGAGTAGATTATAAAGATAGCGGGCACTAGGCAGTCGCACAAATGTATGGAACCCAGACGGTGCCACGTAGGCACTAGACGATCAAAATCCTCGATGTCAAAATACTGGACCGATGTTAGGATCCGAATAATAGAATTGGGCGTATAACAACCGAGCTGGGACTTTGGCCTCCCACTGGCCACTGGCCCTGACCGTTGgctgaactctctctctctctctctcgcgctcCTATTCTCCCACCCCCACTCATCTTAAATGGCACGACAGATTGCAGTTGTAACTGCTCCGGCAAGCCTTGTATTTTTCAAAGGTATGCTCACTCGCTCATGTCTGTCtgtctccctccctccctctgtcTTAGATGCCTAGTTAACCctaattgaaaaaagaaaaagaaaaagaaaaaaactcgtACCTCCTCTGATCGGCTGATTTTCAGGTGGAGCAAAACGTTTGGGTAGGGCTCAGCTATTATCCGATGCTCCTCTGACTCTGAAAGTATCAGGGACGAAGCTATTGTTTTCGGTAAGCTGTAGAAGCAAGGGGTTTGGATTTGAAAGTTCGGAGGGATCAAGGGGCTTCGAAGTTGTTGCCATGGAATCCGACGGTCAAGCTGACCCGTTATCTGATACTCTGCCAGATCATAATAGTAAGGTTGGACTTTTCTGCGCATTTCCAATTAATTGTTTTAAGTATATAGTTTTCAACGGGTACGAATAGAGGTATCAAATGCCACAGATTCGCAcattccccccctccccctaTGGCTACTGATTGGTGGCATTTGGACCTCCCTTTGCCTTCCTTAACTCTTTTAAGCAAATATCCGTTAATTACGAggctatttttatattttatatttataattttttttataaaatataagaatatttttttataagatatgagatatatttttttatagaatatgaaatatgtatgaaatgataaataataactgatgaaaatatttttttcgttAATTACGGCCTTAGTAATAAAATACATAGTTTCTTCCTTCCTTTTAAGTCAACGAGATCGTGTCCCGTAATGGGTATTTGGTCATGGACCACGACACAATGTTATTTGCTATTTTGTTCccctttttttcccttaaaaaattcatattggagatattatttttggggGGTGCGGGTGTTTTTAGATAATGTGACAGACAAGAcgagtaaaaataataaaaaaaaaggccctCATGTATTGCATGCACGAAATGGGACAAAAATTGGAATAAATTTGAGATGGACCTGTTGATTCCCCCCATTTGCAATTTTAGATAATAAGATGATAtgtttttagataaaaattaaaaattgaataaaatattattaaaatattatttttaatattattattattttgatatttgaaaaaattaaattatttattatattttgtttaagaatttaaaaaaattataataataaaataagataagatgaaatagacctattttctaattatatttctaATGGCGTCATCCttatataagtttattttttttggttgggaGAGGAGTATTTTTTGAGAATTCAAAGACTTGTACAAGGAatgttaaaagtttttttttattttttaaaaaaagagataaaatgagaaatgttaattGCAGTCGAGAGTGTGTAagttaatcattttaaaaaaaataaataaatatagatcttacataaatagaaaattaattttttaataataaattttatttttttttaaagtaactctacaatatttatatatatatatatagtattaagaGAGAGAATACAGGGAAGTCTACTCAAACGGTCAAACCACCATTTCCTTATCAAAATATGGATCCCCTAGCGTTTCAATTCGTTCTAGAAAAATTGATACTGGGTATTACTCAAAAAATTACAGCTTGCTTGTACTCTTCAGCGGTGTACACCTCTCTATAAcgttataatttaattaattttctatttgataaataaaagaagtgtaaaacaaaacaataaaaaatacaagtataaagtgagaaaaacaaaagaaaatgctagtCCTGTCGAGAAAATCTACCGAGAACTTTCTCATTGAttgtaatttttctatttacttaataattaaaaaatattttaaataagtttgtgatttttcttaaatatttaaagagatttaaaaaatctttgttaaaaaaaaaacaaaaaataaattatacgtTCGGTAACTACTGTGTCTGTGTGTGTTTTATCAGTGAGAAAACAAATACTGGCACAAAACTAAAGCCGCCCCAAATTCCGTGgcattaatgaaatgagatgcgCGTTTATGGTATACACATCCCCTGTTACTGCCTTAAAACTGTGTGTCAAATTGTCAATCGCATTCGTTCTCTCTTCCCCCTGTTTGCAGAGGCCGGCACATTACTCGTCGATCGTCCTCAAAACTCGACCCCCAATCCTTAAATTCCAGCCAGGTCCGCCTCTCTTTCTCTATCCCTCCCCCCTCCTCTCTCGCTATGTctgagaaatgaaatgaaaatcttttctccttcagatccatGGAAGTTTATCCAGTCGTCTGCAATATCTTCTCCAGTCTCTCTTCTTTATTGAGTTTACCAATGCCCAGATCTCCACACGCACAAACCCCAACAGATCTGTATCCATGTTCTCGTCTTAGTACAAACCAACTCACCTGAATATTTTCTATCCCTCTGTCTCTTCCCTCTATTTGGTTGTTGAGagaatctcatctcatctcagccGTCAGATCAAGACACGACTCCGAAAATGAAGAGTTCAAGCCGATTGTTCACGATCGGGCTCGTGGCCTCCTGGTACTCCTCCAACATTGGGGTCCTTTTGCTCAACAAGTACTTGCTCAGTAACTACGGCTTCAAGTACCCGATCTTCCTCACCATGTGCCACATGACCGCTTGCTCTCTGCTCAGCTACGTCGCCATCGCCTGGATGAAGATTGTCCCCATGCAGACCATTCGGTCCCGAGTCCAGTTCTTCAAGATCTCCGCGCTCAGCCTCGTCTTTTGCGTGTCGGTCGTCTTCGGCAACGTCTCTCTCCGCTTCTTGCCTGTCTCCTTCAACCAGGCTATCGGGGCCACGACGCCGTTTTTCACCGCGGTTTTTGCCTACCTCATGACCTTGAAGAGGGAGGCTTGGCTTACCTATGTGACCCTCGTTCCGGTTGTCACTGGGGTCATCATCGCAAGCGGGGTATGTACTATTTTTTGTTTCGTAATTTATTGGGAACTAATTTGAATTTTGGCTATGGGTTTTAGTTTTGCAATTGAATGTGCACTACTTTCTTTGCAATTGGGTCCATATCATTTGGAGTTACTGCACTGCAAAAATGTGGAGATGGGTCATGAGCgaattgatcaattttattgGGAATTACTTTGAGTTGTGGTTATGGGTTTTGCTTTAATATCTTCTTGTTCAGTTTTATTGGGATTTACTGCGAATTGTGCGGATGGGTTTGAAGGATTGGTATAAAACAATGTTTTTCGGCTGGAAGATCCAGGATAATTTACCTCTGAAACCTTAAGAATTTTTACCTTTTTCCATCTGAGCCTAGTTTATATGCCGTAGTTGAGGTTTGTACTTGTTTGGTACAATGGGGTTGATTTATGAACCTTagaaatcttttgtttttcttttcgaGGTTTATATTTGGTTGTTTCAACTATTGATAGTGTTTGGATTAGTGACAGGGATACTGCTTCTAGCATTaaataatctttaatttttcgATTTACTGTTGTCTCTATTCATGGTTGTCTTCTAATCTTGCCATCATTTCATATGGGCACAGGGTGAACCAAGTTTCCATCTGTTTGGGTTCATATTTTGTGTTGCAGCTACAGCTGCGAGGGCACTCAAATCAGTGCTACAAGGGATTTTGCTGTCTTCTGAAGGGTAAGGAACCGTGTTACTCTTGTTGAGAGTGATGTTGATGGCAGTTCTTGGTCCTGTATTTCgattattttaaaactaaaaaatgtaCTAAGAGGCACGTGATATTATTCTAGGGAGAAGCTGAATTCTATGAACCTTCTTCTTTACATGGCTCCAATAGCTGTTGTCTTTCTGCTACCTGCAACACTTATTATGGAAGAAAATGTGGTTGGCATCACCCTGGCTCTCGCCAGAGATGATTTTAAGATCATCTGGTATCTACTATTCAACTCGGCACTGGCATATTTTGTGAACCTGACCAATTTTTTGGTCACCAAACACACCAGTGCTCTTACTCTCCAGGTATGGATTCATGAAATATACTAATTTCTAATTGTAGTTCCACATGATTGATGGTTTctgttagttatatttttacCTTTAGAAGAATAACTGCTCAGGAGGAATGATCTTTACTTTGCCAATGACCAAAATTTAGCAGCTCCATTTCcaataagatttatgttttatttgtgtGCCTTGAATATTCCCAAAACCCATGCGTGATATCTTGGAAATTTGGTGAAAATTCTCCAATGCATTTATATTCTCTTGCTGCTAGTTATGGTGGTTATGGAAAGAGTGAATAGGTAAAGATAAACAGTTTTCTCTTCATGTTGGTGCCCCCCCGTTAACTTGATCGTAGCCATTTTGTTAGCATCATGCTTGGACTTTCAAAAGATTATGGTAAAAATAGGGATGATGAAACGGATGAGTGGGTTGAGAGCATGGTGACTGGTGAGAGAATCATCTACGATGGTTTTGATAATGGATGATGGAATTCATTACATTAAAACTGTTTGAGGGGGAGCGGTTTGGTTTAAATTGAAGAAAGCACTCTAGGAAGGATGGTCAAAGGTATGTAGGTAGAAGATGTGTGGCAGAAGCTCCATGTAGCAATTCTAGGTGAGGGGGACAATTGTTTAATTGATGTTGTAGGTCTCTCTTTGCAATCATATGTTGCGTCCATCTActgatttgtatatttttggcTATTTTTAACTACtgaatcttttttcttttctccatttAAATCATTTGGAAGTTCAAGCTTTGTAAAGCAAAAAGTTGTTGGTTCTTTCAGGTATTAGGAAATGCAAAAGGGGCAGTGGCTGTGGtggtttcaattttaatttttagaaatcctGTCTCGGTTACTGGAATGCTCGGTTACGCACTCACAGTCTCCGGAGTTATACTCTACAGTGAAGCCAAGAAACGAAGCAAATGACATCATTATGGGAGTGAATTAAGTGGATTTTTCTATAATTCAATTTTCTAAAGCAAGTACAGCATTGACGCAAATGGAGGGGAAGTTTTGGCCATCATGGTTGGTGCCTTGGTTCTTCCCTCTAATTCTTTCCTCCCTTTGCCCGGAAGCCTCAGAGATTGGCTTCCACTTGTATCAGCAACAATTCAGGATTAGCCTTAAAGTAGAAAAAAGTTCAATAAGCGAGCGACTTATATGCCTCTATTATTACCGTCTCAAGGGTTTTGGAGgaatgtctttctttctttctttctggaAATGTTTTCTCGATCTTTCAGGAAGGGTTTGTAGAATTTGGTCTCAACACAGTCAGTCTGTTATTAACATTCCACatattgattaattaatgaaaagcATTCATAATCTTTCCATTCCCGCGTGCAAGGATATAGAAACTGCTGAAAAAATTGCATT
This window of the Juglans regia cultivar Chandler chromosome 12, Walnut 2.0, whole genome shotgun sequence genome carries:
- the LOC109019861 gene encoding probable sugar phosphate/phosphate translocator At3g11320 isoform X2; translation: MKSSSRLFTIGLVASWYSSNIGVLLLNKYLLSNYGFKYPIFLTMCHMTACSLLSYVAIAWMKIVPMQTIRSRVQFFKISALSLVFCVSVVFGNVSLRFLPVSFNQAIGATTPFFTAVFAYLMTLKREAWLTYVTLVPVVTGVIIASGGEPSFHLFGFIFCVAATAARALKSVLQGILLSSEGEKLNSMNLLLYMAPIAVVFLLPATLIMEENVVGITLALARDDFKIIWYLLFNSALAYFVNLTNFLVTKHTSALTLQVLGNAKGAVAVVVSILIFRNPVSVTGMLGYALTVSGVILYSEAKKRSK
- the LOC109019861 gene encoding probable sugar phosphate/phosphate translocator At3g11320 isoform X1 — protein: MARQIAVVTAPASLVFFKGGAKRLGRAQLLSDAPLTLKVSGTKLLFSVSCRSKGFGFESSEGSRGFEVVAMESDGQADPLSDTLPDHNSKPSDQDTTPKMKSSSRLFTIGLVASWYSSNIGVLLLNKYLLSNYGFKYPIFLTMCHMTACSLLSYVAIAWMKIVPMQTIRSRVQFFKISALSLVFCVSVVFGNVSLRFLPVSFNQAIGATTPFFTAVFAYLMTLKREAWLTYVTLVPVVTGVIIASGGEPSFHLFGFIFCVAATAARALKSVLQGILLSSEGEKLNSMNLLLYMAPIAVVFLLPATLIMEENVVGITLALARDDFKIIWYLLFNSALAYFVNLTNFLVTKHTSALTLQVLGNAKGAVAVVVSILIFRNPVSVTGMLGYALTVSGVILYSEAKKRSK